The following are encoded together in the Parabacteroides chongii genome:
- a CDS encoding SusC/RagA family TonB-linked outer membrane protein yields MNRKLAFSLLLGAFTLSSWAQQAMTVKGTVKDSENNPVIGATVVIKGTTQGTTTDIDGNYSISVSPGQVLEFSFVGMQASTVAVNNQNVINVTMAEGEQLDEVVVIGYGTVKKKDLTGAVASVSGKELQAGLARNASSALQGRIAGVTVSAANGQPGEGMNINIRGVNSLSKSSPLYVIDGVYGDINMVEPSDIQSIDVLKDASAAAIYGSRAANGVVLITTKGGHKEMPTRVDVNAYTGVQKMMRKIDVLDGNQFRDYCKLNNIAQDQPLLTGWNGKGTDWQDELYRTAAVNKVSMNISGGNKTSTFNVSASYLNQEGIVKTTGYEAWNLRAKNDFSFFNNHLRVGSTIMMKIWDQDYDDISFNSALRAVPVMSVYDDGTNESNQDYRGHWGTVPAWARQIDNPVGYVEAYDRQKHGIDLLVNAFAEVDLGLKGLKYKFNVGIDKTTRRSYDFIEPYYFSSSSKNMDNSLAEGTTWGDRWLLENTLHYDNTFGKHTVSGLLGYSAQKDNSRGFNAKRTGMPDGIRVIGAGLASSSTAGGSQTTSTLVSLFARAMYSYDSRYIISASIRRDGSSRFVDGHRYGTFPSASVGWNIMNEPFFESAKNTVNELKLRASYGVLGNINGIDEYQTQSTIKDGFNYVQGGNWWVGQITNSEWVTPPETTWEKTKTTNIGVDASFLNSRFSVTADYFIQKTDGLLMSVNQAPSGGMSSAPVMNAALLENKGFELSLNHRNTVGEFYYSVGLNLSHIKNNLKEIQTVTKQEISGFNPNGGGTITWAKEGKPIGSFYLIKTDGIFQSEEEIRNYTNAEGTIIQPKAKPGDIKFIDYNGDGQINASDQQYCGNPFPKLNMGLSLTGAYKGIDLSLFFDGTFGNKVFNSMRYGTSYMQNGTTNVSTDVLNEWREDNRNTDMPRYTADDENKNNQAISDRWLENGSFFRLKTLELGYTLPKMWTEKIKLQNVRIYTAMENLFMATKYKGYNPDLGSNGGAGTDSEDTSVMSRGCDHGRYPTPRTFTFGLQVNF; encoded by the coding sequence ATGAACAGAAAACTAGCTTTCTCATTATTGCTAGGTGCTTTCACACTCTCAAGTTGGGCACAACAAGCAATGACCGTAAAAGGTACGGTAAAAGACTCGGAGAACAATCCGGTCATCGGAGCAACAGTTGTTATTAAAGGAACCACACAAGGTACAACAACCGATATTGATGGTAACTACTCTATCAGTGTGTCCCCTGGGCAAGTTCTTGAATTCTCTTTTGTCGGTATGCAAGCTTCTACTGTAGCTGTTAACAACCAGAATGTCATTAATGTTACAATGGCAGAAGGCGAACAACTGGATGAAGTTGTAGTTATCGGTTACGGTACAGTAAAGAAAAAAGATTTAACAGGTGCTGTAGCCTCTGTTTCAGGAAAAGAGTTACAGGCAGGTTTGGCACGTAATGCCTCTTCCGCATTACAGGGACGTATTGCAGGTGTAACAGTTTCCGCCGCGAATGGTCAACCGGGTGAAGGAATGAACATCAATATCCGCGGTGTCAATTCTTTGAGCAAATCTTCTCCATTATATGTAATTGACGGTGTATATGGTGATATCAATATGGTAGAACCATCCGACATCCAGTCAATCGATGTATTGAAAGACGCATCTGCAGCTGCTATTTACGGTTCACGTGCTGCAAACGGTGTTGTATTGATCACGACAAAAGGCGGACACAAGGAAATGCCGACCCGCGTAGATGTAAATGCTTATACCGGTGTACAGAAAATGATGCGCAAAATAGATGTACTCGACGGAAATCAATTCCGCGATTACTGCAAATTGAATAACATAGCACAAGACCAGCCGTTACTTACCGGTTGGAACGGAAAAGGAACTGACTGGCAGGATGAATTATATCGCACGGCTGCTGTAAACAAAGTATCAATGAATATCTCAGGCGGTAACAAAACATCTACGTTCAATGTTTCTGCCAGTTACTTGAATCAGGAAGGTATCGTAAAGACTACCGGTTATGAAGCCTGGAACTTACGTGCTAAAAATGACTTCTCATTCTTCAACAACCACCTTCGTGTAGGTAGCACGATCATGATGAAAATATGGGATCAGGATTATGACGATATCAGCTTTAACTCTGCATTACGTGCGGTTCCGGTTATGTCGGTATATGATGACGGCACCAACGAAAGCAATCAGGATTATAGAGGGCATTGGGGTACTGTTCCAGCTTGGGCACGCCAGATTGACAACCCAGTCGGTTATGTAGAAGCTTACGATCGTCAAAAACATGGTATAGACCTGTTGGTCAATGCTTTCGCTGAAGTCGACTTAGGATTGAAAGGCCTGAAATATAAATTTAATGTCGGTATAGACAAAACAACACGAAGAAGCTATGACTTCATTGAACCATATTATTTCAGTTCTTCCAGCAAAAACATGGATAACAGTTTAGCAGAAGGTACTACATGGGGTGACAGATGGCTACTTGAAAATACATTGCATTACGATAATACATTCGGAAAACATACTGTCTCCGGATTGTTAGGTTACTCTGCTCAAAAAGATAACTCCCGTGGTTTCAATGCAAAACGTACCGGTATGCCTGACGGAATCAGAGTGATTGGAGCCGGTTTGGCAAGTTCCAGTACAGCCGGTGGTAGTCAAACAACCAGTACATTGGTTTCTTTATTCGCCCGTGCAATGTATAGCTACGATTCACGTTACATAATTTCAGCCTCTATTCGCCGGGATGGTTCTTCCCGTTTTGTCGACGGTCACCGTTACGGTACTTTCCCATCGGCATCAGTAGGCTGGAATATCATGAACGAACCGTTCTTCGAGTCAGCAAAGAATACTGTAAACGAATTAAAGCTACGTGCCAGCTACGGTGTTTTAGGTAACATAAACGGTATCGACGAATATCAGACACAAAGTACTATTAAAGACGGCTTCAACTATGTACAAGGAGGAAACTGGTGGGTAGGCCAAATCACTAATTCAGAATGGGTAACTCCGCCGGAAACAACCTGGGAAAAAACAAAGACAACCAATATCGGTGTGGATGCATCATTCCTGAACAGCCGTTTTAGTGTAACTGCCGATTACTTTATTCAGAAAACAGATGGCCTGTTGATGAGTGTTAATCAAGCACCCAGCGGTGGTATGAGCAGCGCACCCGTTATGAACGCAGCTTTACTTGAAAATAAAGGTTTTGAACTTTCATTAAACCACCGTAACACAGTAGGCGAATTCTATTATTCAGTAGGTCTGAACCTTTCTCACATCAAAAATAACCTGAAAGAGATCCAAACTGTTACAAAACAGGAAATTTCAGGTTTCAACCCAAATGGCGGAGGTACAATTACCTGGGCTAAGGAAGGTAAGCCTATCGGGTCATTCTACCTGATCAAAACAGACGGAATTTTCCAGAGTGAAGAAGAAATCCGCAACTATACCAATGCGGAAGGTACAATTATCCAGCCGAAGGCTAAACCGGGCGATATTAAATTTATCGATTATAACGGTGACGGACAGATCAACGCCAGCGACCAGCAGTATTGTGGAAATCCGTTCCCAAAATTGAATATGGGTTTAAGCCTTACCGGAGCTTATAAAGGCATTGACCTTAGCTTGTTCTTTGATGGAACTTTTGGTAACAAAGTATTTAACTCCATGCGTTACGGAACTTCTTATATGCAAAACGGTACAACCAACGTTTCTACAGATGTATTAAACGAGTGGCGTGAAGATAACCGTAATACTGATATGCCACGTTACACTGCAGACGATGAAAACAAGAACAACCAGGCTATCTCCGATCGTTGGTTGGAAAACGGCTCTTTCTTCCGTCTGAAAACATTGGAACTGGGCTATACACTGCCGAAAATGTGGACAGAAAAGATCAAATTGCAGAATGTACGTATTTACACAGCAATGGAAAACCTCTTTATGGCAACGAAGTACAAAGGCTATAATCCTGACCTGGGCTCAAATGGCGGAGCAGGTACAGACAGTGAAGATACCAGTGTTATGAGCCGTGGTTGTGACCATGGTCGTTATCCGACCCCCCGTACGTTCACTTTTGGTTTGCAAGTTAATTTCTAA